The following proteins come from a genomic window of Triticum aestivum cultivar Chinese Spring chromosome 6A, IWGSC CS RefSeq v2.1, whole genome shotgun sequence:
- the LOC123129936 gene encoding receptor-like protein 46, protein MARSPAEFVLLLMAAAIWSFFLVAGAGQLQPSCIGRERDALLAFKQGISDDPKDYLGSWRQERQDCCQWAGITCDNVTGHVVKLDLGQGNYLAGQISPSLLSLEHLEYLNLWGTGLCGPGGRVPEFLGSLKNLKYLDLSGMSFSGMVPPQFGNLSKLEYLDLSRIHFNNTQMVLTDISWLTRLPLLAQLDMSLINLSSIADWPLVVNKIPSLKLLRLVECSLSSANQALTHLNLTNLHNLDLSFNHFGHPIASGWFWNLTSIKDLSLDSNYLYGPFPDALANMTSLQWLDLQNMGNKATMTVDLKKLCDLEELWLDGSLSSGNITEFLDKLPQCPSNKLQYLYLSSNNMAGILSNRMGHLTNLFWFDISYNNITGAIPLGIGNLSCLQSLVLSNNFLTGAIPLGIGNLSSLEAVYLSNNFLTGAIPLGIGNLSSLEVLYLSNNLLTGAIPLELENCTYVYLSNNNFSGPIQLGIEHCTILEELDLSDNNIAGVIPPWLGNCTSLRHLSLSNNLLTGHVPSKITLLGNLTELALSNNNLDGVITEEHLVTLKNLEHLDLSHNSFSGPLPLEFGAYKLVELTLSSNYFSGHIPISVCTLRNLLVLDLSDNLLVGELPRCSQEPNLVFLLLSHNRLSGKLPSSLKNYKSLAFMDLSANNFHGTLPSWIGDLVYLRFLQLSQNFFCGDIPLTITNLKRLRQLSLAGNNISGVIPWSLSNLTAMTQKHTKRPGVDMFVWYTGYVGKFGEVWPIVMKRQELKYGKGIFNVVGMDLSLNYLTGEIPDGITSLNGLLNLNFSWNQLSEKIPGKIGAMKSLESLDLSRNSLSGEIPSSLADLTYLSSLDLSYNNLTGRIPVGRQLDTLYLENQSIYMGNIGLCGPPLERNCSGNNAPEHDNQQKIEKVSEPVLFFYFGLGSGLVAGLWVVFCTLLFKKVWRVAYFRLFDKSYDKAYVFVVVTWGRINREPIET, encoded by the coding sequence atggctCGCTCACCTGCCGAGTTCGTCTTGCTCCTTATGGCAGCGGCAATCTGGAGCTTCTTCCTTGTCGCCGGCGCAGGGCAGCTCCAGCCGAGCTGCATAGGGCGCGAGAGGGACGCATTGCTGGCCTTCAAGCAAGGCATCAGCGACGACCCCAAGGACTACCTTGGGTCGTGGCGACAAGAGCGCCAAGATTGCTGCCAATGGGCAGGCATCACCTGCGACAACGTAACCGGCCATGTCGTCAAGCTTGACCTTGGCCAAGGAAATTATTTGGCCGGCCAGATAAGTCCTTCCTTGCTCTCTCTAGAGCATCTCGAGTACCTCAATCTCTGGGGCACGGGACTGTGTGGGCCTGGTGGTCGTGTTCCAGAGTTCTTGGGTTCCTTAAAGAACTTGAAGTATCTTGATCTGTCCGGCATGTCTTTCTCTGGTATGGTGCCTCCTCAGTTTGGCAACCTGTCAAAGCTAGAATACCTCGACCTATCCCGCATACATTTCAACAATACGCAGATGGTCTTAACAGACATCTCATGGTTAACCCGTCTACCTCTGTTGGCGCAACTTGATATGAGTCTTATCAACCTCAGCTCAATAGCCGATTGGCCTCTTGTTGTGAACAAGATTCCATCTTTGAAGTTGCTCCGTCTTGTTGAGTGCTCGCTTTCAAGTGCAAACCAAGCCCTCACACACCTAAACCTCacaaatcttcataaccttgaTCTCTCCTTTAACCACTTTGGTCATCCAATCGCCTCTGGTTGGTTTTGGAACTTAACAAGCATCAAGGACCTCAGCCTTGATAGTAACTATCTGTATGGTCCATTCCCTGATGCACTCGCAAATATGACATCCCTCCAATGGTTAGATTTGCAAAACATGGGTAACAAAGCCACAATGACAGTGGACTTGAAAAAACTATGTGATTTGGAGGAACTATGGCTTGATGGAAGCCTCTCCTCTGGAAACATAACAGAGTTTCTAGATAAATTGCCACAATGTCCGTCCAACAAATTGCAGTACTTGTACTTGAGCAGCAACAATATGGCTGGAATTCTTTCCAACAGAATGGGGCACTTAACCAACCTATTTTGGTTCGACATTTCTTACAATAACATTACTGGAGCTATACCGCTAGGCATTGGGAATCTCTCTTGTTTACAAAGCCTTGTTCTTTCTAACAATTTTCTTACTGGTGCTATACCGCTAGGCATCGGGAATCTCTCTTCTTTAGAAGCTGTTTATCTTTCTAACAATTTTCTTACTGGTGCTATACCGCTAGGCATCGGGAATCTCTCTTCTTTAGAAGTTCTTTATCTTTCTAACAACCTTCTTACTGGAGCTATACCGCTAGAGTTGGAAAATTGCACTTATGTCTATCTCTCAAATAACAATTTTAGTGGACCTATACAACTAGGGATAGAGCACTGCACTATATTAGAAGAACTTGACCTTTCTGACAACAATATTGCTGGAGTTATACCGCCATGGTTGGGGAATTGCACTAGTTTGAGGCACCTTTCTCTTTCTAATAACCTTCTCACTGGACATGTCCCATCTAAGATCACTTTGCTTGGCAATTTAACTGAACTCGCCCTTAGCAACAACAATCTAGATGGTGTGATCACGGAGGAACACCTAGTTACTCTAAAGAACTTAGAACACCTTGATCTATCACACAATTCTTTCTCAGGTCCTCTGCCATTAGAGTTTGGAGCGTACAAATTAGTAGAATTGACATTATCCTCCAATTACTTCAGTGGGCATATTCCTATATCTGTTTGTACGTTGAGGAACCTACTTGTCTTGGATTTATCAGACAACCTTTTAGTGGGTGAACTTCCTCGATGTTCTCAAGAGCCTAACCTGGTTTTCCTCCTCTTAAGTCACAACCGTCTTTCTGGCAAGTTACCATCATCACTAAAGAACTATAAGAGTCTAGCTTTCATGGATCTTTCAGCAAATAATTTCCATGGAACATTGCCATCATGGATTGGAGACTTAGTATATTTGCGCTTTTTGCAACTAAGTCAAAATTTCTTTTGTGGGGATATTCCGTTGACTATCACAAATCTTAAACGCCTTCGTCAGCTCAGTTTAGCAGGAAACAATATATCTGGTGTTATACCCTGGTCATTGTCAAATTTAACAGCAATGACCCAAAAACATACAAAGAGACCTGGGGTCGACATGTTTGTATGGTACACCGGCTATGTGGGTAAATTTGGAGAAGTTTGGCCCATTGTGATGAAGCGCCAAGAACTTAAGTATGGTAAAGGAATTTTTAATGTGGTTGGTATGGATCTATCACTCAACTACCTAACGGGTGAAATTCCTGATGGGATAACCTCTCTTAATGGATTGTTGAATCTAAACTTCTCATGGAACCAATTAAGTGAAAAAATTCCTGGGAAGATTGGAGCCATGAAATCACTTGAATCATTGGACCTGTCAAGGAACAGCCTTTCTGGTGAAATCCCATCAAGCTTGGCAGACTTGACTTATTTAAGCTCCTTGGACTTGTCATATAACAATCTTACAGGAAGAATTCCAGTGGGGCGCCAACTTGACACCCTCTACTTGGAGAACCAGTCCATATACATGGGCAACATTGGTCTGTGTGGCCCTCCTCTTGAAAGGAATTGCTCGGGAAACAATGCACCAGAGCATGACAATCAACAGAAAATTGAGAAGGTTTCTGAACCTGTGTTGTTCTTTTACTTTGGACTTGGATCTGGGTTGGTGGCTGGCCTTTGGGTTGTGTTTTGCACCCTACTGTTCAAGAAAGTTTGGAGGGTTGCATATTTCCGCCTCTTTGACAAGTCGTATGACAAGGCATATGTGTTTGTGGTTGTTACTTGGGGCAGGATAAACCGAGAGCCGATAGAAACTTAA